A DNA window from Carassius gibelio isolate Cgi1373 ecotype wild population from Czech Republic chromosome A6, carGib1.2-hapl.c, whole genome shotgun sequence contains the following coding sequences:
- the LOC128015381 gene encoding C-X-C chemokine receptor type 4, with protein sequence MAYYEHIVFEDDLSADNGSEFGSGDIGANFEVPCNLEVSHDFQRIFLPTVYGIIFVLGLIGNGLVVLVMGCQKKSRTMTDKYRLHLSVADLLFVLTLPFWAVDAAKDWYFGGFMCVAVHMIYTVNLYSSVLILAFISLDRYLAVVRATNSQGIRKLVANRIIYLGVWLPAALLTIPDLVFAKAETSSLRTFCERVYPHDSYITWVVTFRFQHILVGFVLPGLVILICYCFIISKLSSGSKGSQKRKALKTTVVLIVCFFVCWLPYCGGILMDTLMMLKVVPHSCELEQGLQKWIFVTEALAYSHCCLNPILYAFLGVKFKKSARSTLFPSRGSSQKSLTKKRGGMLSVSTESESSSFQTS encoded by the exons ATGGCATATTACGAA CACATCGTCTTTGAAGATGATTTATCAGCTGATAACGGCTCTGAGTTCGGCTCAGGGGACATCGGAGCCAACTTTGAGGTTCCGTGCAACTTGGAGGTCAGTCACGACTTCCAGAGGATCTTTCTTCCAACCGTGTACGGAATCATTTTTGTTCTGGGTCTTATCGGGAACGGACTGGTTGTGCTGGTAATGGGCTGCCAGAAGAAATCCAGAACCATGACGGACAAGTACCGTCTGCACCTTTCAGTGGCGGACCTTCTGTTTGTGCTCACCCTGCCGTTCTGGGCCGTGGACGCGGCCAAAGACTGGTACTTCGGAGGGTTCATGTGCGTGGCCGTGCATATGATTTACACAGTGAATTTATACAGCAGCGTCCTCATCCTCGCCTTCATCAGCCTGGACCGGTACCTCGCCGTGGTGCGCGCAACGAACAGCCAGGGTATTAGGAAACTTGTGGCCAATCGGATCATTTACTTAGGCGTGTGGCTCCCCGCCGCGCTCCTCACCATTCCCGACCTGGTGTTCGCCAAAGCGGAGACCAGCTCTTTACGCACCTTCTGCGAGCGCGTTTACCCACATGACTCTTACATCACCTGGGTGGTCACTTTCCGCTTCCAGCACATCCTGGTGGGCTTCGTGCTACCCGGGCTCGTGATTCTCATCTGCTACTGCTTCATCATCTCCAAGCTGTCAAGCGGCTCCAAGGGCTCGCAGAAGCGCAAAGCGCTAAAGACCACCGTGGTTCTGATCGTATGCTTTTTCGTCTGCTGGTTGCCGTATTGCGGAGGGATCCTGATGGACACGCTGATGATGCTGAAGGTGGTTCCTCACAGCTGCGAGCTCGAGCAGGGTCTGCAGAAGTGGATCTTCGTGACCGAGGCTCTCGCGTACTCTCACTGCTGCCTCAACCCCATCCTATACGCGTTTCTGGGGGTGAAGTTCAAGAAGTCCGCCCGCAGCACTCTATTTCCCAGCCGGGGGTCCAGTCAGAAAAGTCTTACTAAGAAGAGAGGGGGAATGTTATCTGTATCCACAGAATCCGAATCTTCAAGCTTTCAGACTAGTTAA